TGGCCCGTCTCTACAATACCGACTTCATGCAGCTGATGGCCGGGCATGATCCGGCGCCGCTGCGTGCCCGCGCCTTCGACCTGTGCACGCATGCGGTGGCGCTTGAACCGACCCATGGCGGGGTCCAGTCACGGCTCGCCTGGTGCTATCTGCGGCGGGGCGATGTGCGCCAGGCCATGCAGGGCTTCATGGCCGCACTGGACATGACGCCATTCCATGCCGACGGCCTTAACGAAATAGGCTTCGGCCTTATCCATCTGGGCGCGATGGATGATGCGCACCGGCTGATCGCGCGCGCCTTTGAACTCAATCCCTTTCCGTCCGACGAATATTTTTCCGACCTCGCCGTCTTCTTTGCTCTGGCAGGTGATCATGATGCGGCAGAAGGACAGTTCGAGATCGGTCGAAACCCCTCCATCCATTATCTGGCGGTGCGTGCCGCCAATCTGGCCATGCTGGGCCGCAAGGCCGAGGCGCAGGCCCTGGTCGAGCAATTGCGCACCCGCTTCCACGCTATCTGGCAAGGAACACAGCCGCCGCGCGACGGCGATCTGGTTACGACCATCCTGCAGTTCCTGCCACTGCAGGGCGCACGGGAACGAAGCCTGCTTCTCGATGGCCTCGAACGGGCCGGGCTGCATGTTAGTCCGGATTAACCTCCGCCCGCAGGCTGCGCAGAAAGAAAGTCTGCGGCGGCGGCGCCACCTGCGGTGGTGTGACCGGACGGGCGATCGCGTCCACCAATGCCTCGGCATCGTCGCGCTTGAGGCTCAACCTCTGGTCGATCATGGCCGGCACCCGTCCCGTCTCCTGCCTGAAGGCATTGAACAATGTCGCCCAGGTCCGATCGCGAAAATTGGCCCGCCGCGCCAACCGTAACAGCAGCACTCGGTCCGCATCGGCGACCGACGCCTGCCCGATCGCATGTTCGGCATCGACCAAAGCCAAAGTCAGGGCGCGATGGCCCAGCGCCGCGGGCGCGTGGCTCACCATCACGGCATCGTCCCG
The sequence above is drawn from the Sphingobium sp. AP49 genome and encodes:
- a CDS encoding TfuA-like protein, with the protein product MNVRTIVFAGPSLAGSVRPVPEHVVVRGPARRGDILRAAHDGYVVIGLIDGLFETAPSVWHKEIIQAMALGVAVFGAASLGALRAAELAPLGMIPIGKIAQEYLAGRIERDDAVMVSHAPAALGHRALTLALVDAEHAIGQASVADADRVLLLRLARRANFRDRTWATLFNAFRQETGRVPAMIDQRLSLKRDDAEALVDAIARPVTPPQVAPPPQTFFLRSLRAEVNPD